Proteins co-encoded in one Cardiocondyla obscurior isolate alpha-2009 linkage group LG24, Cobs3.1, whole genome shotgun sequence genomic window:
- the L(2)gl gene encoding lethal(2) giant larvae protein homolog 1 isoform X1 yields the protein MAPKLVNAVPNYMYSKVKERSFIKMMISSYSLQTVQHGFPNKPTALAWDPSLRLMIIGTASGAIKVFGKPGVEFYGQHSVESGENAVTKIVALPNEGRVVSLCDDNSLHLWEINESSVVETKTLSLEGKLKKISAMCLESSGEHLLLGTEGGNIYLLNLKTFVTPENIIYQDVVMQKVPEDYKKNPGAVEAIAEQPGHPDNILIGYNRGLMVLWNKATPGAQQLMGLFSRTQTFVSTQQLESVHWISENRFVSSHNDGSYAFWSPGSDAVPEPTTLYGPFPCKAVTKILVYPTAEHGELVLFSGGMQRASYGDRHTITVMTKEKHLVFDFTSKIIDFFTVFPKEEEENNENLSSPEAIIVLAEEELVAIDLTNSEWKMMALPYLVSLHASSVTCSQHVPNVPDELWDAIVTAGKAQTEHLYSDKPWPIDGGNILCQKPANPDKPKNKELLLTGHEDGTVRFWNVSDVALTPLYKYNSSILFTGEHLDVLEQPPEDDEDEWPPFKKVGIFDPYSDDPRLAVKKVLLCPLSSTLVIAGTAGHIITATISLEATNKEIKAVTMNIVNDRDGFVWKGHDHLPPRTTSISFAVGFQPQSLLQLYPPAAVTALALHSEWGLLAVGTAHGLAVFDYTRSKAVSVKCTLNPNDLSGAGDTPISRRKSFKKSLRESFRRLRKGRSQRRANASSPTRNTAPEKKKDSVVSSPSGDPSSTELKPVERQVEARPVDDALGSMVRCLYFARSYIISLQNTTPTLWAGTNNGTVYVFTLAIPAGVRRTEEDVNCTLGKEIQLKHRAPVIAITILDGSSVPLPEPYEAEKGVTPGPDMTSTHRVVIASEEQFKIFNLPSLKPYCKYKLTAHEGSRVRKTGFAKFSCPIEPAGTHEETCLLCLTNLGDCLVLSIPELRRQLNAAAIKREDINGISSLIFTKTGEALYLHSSSELQRISLSAVKMTKAHCALNLPPHARSYAENTNEVAQEQGVVEGVPEIEGETQGSQPPTTANRIITENGVVGTTEGEESPKEPSLRPATSSIDVNGEDDRQDLSSIGDITIDSVKDHLLNSPLFRNATSSEELHNRLAGLKMEVTSRTSEISTQNQSLVVKTTTVVTQTTNSTTANGEVEMNQANESQHVNSTTVEREIRSGIETTTTHATITLPPNVEINAADLANLEVTTTTVTTTTERSKAPLARPEEVGS from the exons ATGGCACCAAAGCTCGTTAACGCCGTCCCCAATTATATGTATTCTAAAGTTAAAGAACGatcgtttattaaaatgatgATTTCCTCGTATTCGTTGCAGACGGTGCAGCATGGTTTTCCGAACAAGCCAACGGCTCTCGCCTGGGATCCAAGTCTGCGGCTGATGATCATCGGCACGGCATCCGGCGCCATCAAGGT TTTCGGAAAGCCAGGCGTAGAATTCTACGGACAACATTCCGTCGAGAGCGGTGAGAATGCCGTCACGAAGATTGTTGCGCTGCCCAACGAG GGTCGCGTGGTGTCCTTGTGCGATGACAATTCATTACATCTATGGGAGATTAATGAAAGCTCCGTGGTGGAAACGAAGACGTTGTCGTTAGaaggaaaattaaagaagatctCCGCAATGTGTCTCGAATCCAGTGGGGAGCATCTCTTACTGGGAACAGAAGGAGGCAATATATATTTGCTAAACTTGAAAACTTTTGTCACCCCGGAGAATATTATCTACCAAGATGTTGTGATGCagaa agTCCCGGAAGATTACAAGAAAAATCCAGGAGCAGTCGAAGCTATAGCCGAGCAGCCAGGACATCCAGACAACATTTTGATCGGCTATAACCGAGGCTTGATGGTGCTATGGAACAAAGCTACTCCAGGAGCTCAACAG CTGATGGGTTTGTTTTCGCGTACGCAGACATTCGTCTCCACGCAACAGCTGGAATCGGTCCATTGGATCTCAGAAAACCGATTTGTCTCGTCGCACAATGACGGTTCTTACGCGTTTTGGAGCCCAGGTAGCGACGCTGTGCCGGAGCCTACGACACTTTACGGGCCATTCCCGTGCAAGGCCGTCACCAAAATCCTCGTATATCCTACCGCAGA ACACGGCGAACTCGTGCTTTTCTCCGGTGGTATGCAACGTGCTAGTTATGGAGATCGACATACGATCACTGTTATGACTAAGGAGAAACATTTAGTTTTCGACTTCACCTCTAAAATCATCGACTTCTTTACCGTCTTCCctaaagaggaggaagaaaacAATGAAAATCTTTCCAGTCCTGAAGCAATTATAGTGTTGGCCGAAGAAGAATTGGTAGCGATCGACTTGACCAATTCTGAATGGAAAATGATGGCCCTGCCGTACTTAGTATCTCTTCATGCGAGTTCG gTAACTTGTTCCCAACATGTGCCTAATGTACCCGACGAACTTTGGGATGCAATCGTGACGGCCGGTAAAGCGCAAACCGAGCATCTTTACTCAGACAAGCCATGGCCCATTGACGGCGGTAATATTCTCTGTCAGAAACCAGCTAATCCCGACAAGCCTAAAAACAAAGAATTACTTCTCACCGGACATGAGGACGGTACCGTTAGATTCTGGAATGTGTCCGACGTCGCTCTAACCCCTCTGTACAAGTACAATTCATCGATTTTGTTCACTGGCGAACATTTGGACGTGCTCGAACAACCCCCGGAGGATGACGAAGATGAATGGCCGCCGTTCAAAAAGGTGGGAATTTTCGATCCGTATTCCGATGATCCGCGACTCGCTGTGAAGAAGGTTCTTCTTTGTCCGCTATCCTCGACATTGGTCATCGCCGGGACAGCCGGGCATATCATCACCGCTACTATCTCTTTAGAAGCGACTAATAAGGAGATAAAGGCTGTAACAATGAATATCGTCAACGATCGCGATGGATTTGTTTGGAAGGGCCACGATCATCTACCGCCGAGAACAACGAGTATATCGTTTGCGGTCGGATTTCAACCGCAAAGCTTGCTACAGTTATACCCCCCAGCTGCCGTTACAGCGTTAGCATTGCACAGCGAATGGGGCTTACTTGCAGTCGGCACAGCGCATGGGCTTGCGGTCTTCGATTATACTAGATCGAAAGCTGTCAGTGTTAAATGCACCCTTAATCCAAATG ATCTTTCTGGTGCAGGCGATACTCCTATTTCTCGACGGAAGTCTTTCAAAAAATCTCTTAGGGAATCTTTTAGGAGATTAAGAAAGGGACGTTCGCAACGTCGAGCAAACGCTAGCAGTCCTACGCGAAATACCGCAccagagaaaaagaaagacag TGTTGTCTCGTCGCCGAGTGGTGATCCATCGTCTACGGAATTAAAACCAGTTGAAAGACAAGTGGAAGCGAGACCTGTTGACGACGCTCTGGGCTCTATGGTTCGGTGCTTGTATTTTGCCAGAAGTTATATTATTAGcc TACAAAATACAACACCCACGCTTTGGGCGGGCACTAACAACGGCACGGTGTACGTCTTTACGTTAGCTATACCGGCTGGCGTAAGGAGAACGGAAGAAGACGTCAACTGTACCCTGGGCAAAGAAATACAATTGAAGCATCGAGCGCCCGTAATTGCAATCACAATCCTCGATGGATCCAGCGTACCATTACCAGAACCCTACGAAGCTGAGAAAGGTGTGACGCCTGGACCTGATATGACTTCTACTCACAGAGTCGTGATTGCCAGCGAGGAacagtttaaaattttcaatcttCCGTCCTTAAAACCGTATTGCAAGTACAAATTGACCGCCCATGAAGGATCTAGAGTACGAAAAACAGgttttgccaaattttcgtGTCCCATCGAACCAGCGGGAACTCACGAGGAAACTTGCTTGCTCTGTCTAACGAATCTCGGCGACTGTTTAGTGCTGAGTATCCCGGAACTAAGAAGGCAGTTGAATGCCGCTGCGATTAAGAGAGAAGATATCAA tGGTATTTCATCATTGATATTTACCAAGACCGGAGAAGCGCTGTATCTTCACTCGAGTTCGGAACTCCAACGAATTTCTTTATCAGCCGTGAAGATGACTAAAGCACATTGCGCGCTCAATTTGCCACCGCATGCTAGATCGTACGCGGAAAATACGAATGAAGTCGCTCAAGAACAAGGTGTTGTCGAGGGTGTACCGGAAATTGAAGGAGAGACGCAAGGAAGTCAACCACCGACGACGGCGAACAGAATCATCACAGAAAATGGCGTAGTGGGTACCA CTGAAGGGGAAGAATCTCCGAAGGAACCGTCGCTGCGACCGGCTACGAGTAGTATAGATGTAAACGGGGAAGACGACCGTCAGGATTTAAGTTCTATCGGCGATATTACGATCGACAGTGTTAAAGATCATTTGCT TAACAGTCCACTTTTCAGAAACGCGACGTCTTCCGAAGAGCTCCACAATCGTTTGGCGGGACTTAAGATGGAAGTAACCTCACGAACTTCCGAGATATCCACACAAAATCAGTCGCTGGTAGTGAAAACGACCACTGTGGTTACACAAACCACAAATAGCACGACCGCTAATGGCGAAGTCGAGATGAATCAGGCGAACGAATCACAACATGTGAACA GCACTACAGTAGAGCGAGAGATACGCAGCGGTATCGAGACAACAACGACACACGCTACCATTACTCTGCCCCCGAATGTCGAG ATTAATGCCGCGGATTTGGCTAATCTGGAAGTTACTACGACTACAGTGACTACTACTACAGAAAGGTCCAAGGCACCGTTAGCTAGGCCAGAAGAGGTCGGATCATAG
- the L(2)gl gene encoding lethal(2) giant larvae protein homolog 1 isoform X6 has product MAPKLVNAVPNYMYSKVKERSFIKMMISSYSLQTVQHGFPNKPTALAWDPSLRLMIIGTASGAIKVFGKPGVEFYGQHSVESGENAVTKIVALPNEGRVVSLCDDNSLHLWEINESSVVETKTLSLEGKLKKISAMCLESSGEHLLLGTEGGNIYLLNLKTFVTPENIIYQDVVMQKVPEDYKKNPGAVEAIAEQPGHPDNILIGYNRGLMVLWNKATPGAQQLMGLFSRTQTFVSTQQLESVHWISENRFVSSHNDGSYAFWSPGSDAVPEPTTLYGPFPCKAVTKILVYPTAEHGELVLFSGGMQRASYGDRHTITVMTKEKHLVFDFTSKIIDFFTVFPKEEEENNENLSSPEAIIVLAEEELVAIDLTNSEWKMMALPYLVSLHASSVTCSQHVPNVPDELWDAIVTAGKAQTEHLYSDKPWPIDGGNILCQKPANPDKPKNKELLLTGHEDGTVRFWNVSDVALTPLYKYNSSILFTGEHLDVLEQPPEDDEDEWPPFKKVGIFDPYSDDPRLAVKKVLLCPLSSTLVIAGTAGHIITATISLEATNKEIKAVTMNIVNDRDGFVWKGHDHLPPRTTSISFAVGFQPQSLLQLYPPAAVTALALHSEWGLLAVGTAHGLAVFDYTRSKAVSVKCTLNPNDLSGAGDTPISRRKSFKKSLRESFRRLRKGRSQRRANASSPTRNTAPEKKKDSVVSSPSGDPSSTELKPVERQVEARPVDDALGSMVRCLYFARSYIISLQNTTPTLWAGTNNGTVYVFTLAIPAGVRRTEEDVNCTLGKEIQLKHRAPVIAITILDGSSVPLPEPYEAEKGVTPGPDMTSTHRVVIASEEQFKIFNLPSLKPYCKYKLTAHEGSRVRKTGFAKFSCPIEPAGTHEETCLLCLTNLGDCLVLSIPELRRQLNAAAIKREDINGISSLIFTKTGEALYLHSSSELQRISLSAVKMTKAHCALNLPPHARSYAENTNEVAQEQGVVEGVPEIEGETQGSQPPTTANRIITENGVVGTTEGEESPKEPSLRPATSSIDVNGEDDRQDLSSIGDITIDSVKDHLLNSPLFRNATSSEELHNRLAGLKMEVTSRTSEISTQNQSLVVKTTTVVTQTTNSTTANGEVEMNQANESQHVNN; this is encoded by the exons ATGGCACCAAAGCTCGTTAACGCCGTCCCCAATTATATGTATTCTAAAGTTAAAGAACGatcgtttattaaaatgatgATTTCCTCGTATTCGTTGCAGACGGTGCAGCATGGTTTTCCGAACAAGCCAACGGCTCTCGCCTGGGATCCAAGTCTGCGGCTGATGATCATCGGCACGGCATCCGGCGCCATCAAGGT TTTCGGAAAGCCAGGCGTAGAATTCTACGGACAACATTCCGTCGAGAGCGGTGAGAATGCCGTCACGAAGATTGTTGCGCTGCCCAACGAG GGTCGCGTGGTGTCCTTGTGCGATGACAATTCATTACATCTATGGGAGATTAATGAAAGCTCCGTGGTGGAAACGAAGACGTTGTCGTTAGaaggaaaattaaagaagatctCCGCAATGTGTCTCGAATCCAGTGGGGAGCATCTCTTACTGGGAACAGAAGGAGGCAATATATATTTGCTAAACTTGAAAACTTTTGTCACCCCGGAGAATATTATCTACCAAGATGTTGTGATGCagaa agTCCCGGAAGATTACAAGAAAAATCCAGGAGCAGTCGAAGCTATAGCCGAGCAGCCAGGACATCCAGACAACATTTTGATCGGCTATAACCGAGGCTTGATGGTGCTATGGAACAAAGCTACTCCAGGAGCTCAACAG CTGATGGGTTTGTTTTCGCGTACGCAGACATTCGTCTCCACGCAACAGCTGGAATCGGTCCATTGGATCTCAGAAAACCGATTTGTCTCGTCGCACAATGACGGTTCTTACGCGTTTTGGAGCCCAGGTAGCGACGCTGTGCCGGAGCCTACGACACTTTACGGGCCATTCCCGTGCAAGGCCGTCACCAAAATCCTCGTATATCCTACCGCAGA ACACGGCGAACTCGTGCTTTTCTCCGGTGGTATGCAACGTGCTAGTTATGGAGATCGACATACGATCACTGTTATGACTAAGGAGAAACATTTAGTTTTCGACTTCACCTCTAAAATCATCGACTTCTTTACCGTCTTCCctaaagaggaggaagaaaacAATGAAAATCTTTCCAGTCCTGAAGCAATTATAGTGTTGGCCGAAGAAGAATTGGTAGCGATCGACTTGACCAATTCTGAATGGAAAATGATGGCCCTGCCGTACTTAGTATCTCTTCATGCGAGTTCG gTAACTTGTTCCCAACATGTGCCTAATGTACCCGACGAACTTTGGGATGCAATCGTGACGGCCGGTAAAGCGCAAACCGAGCATCTTTACTCAGACAAGCCATGGCCCATTGACGGCGGTAATATTCTCTGTCAGAAACCAGCTAATCCCGACAAGCCTAAAAACAAAGAATTACTTCTCACCGGACATGAGGACGGTACCGTTAGATTCTGGAATGTGTCCGACGTCGCTCTAACCCCTCTGTACAAGTACAATTCATCGATTTTGTTCACTGGCGAACATTTGGACGTGCTCGAACAACCCCCGGAGGATGACGAAGATGAATGGCCGCCGTTCAAAAAGGTGGGAATTTTCGATCCGTATTCCGATGATCCGCGACTCGCTGTGAAGAAGGTTCTTCTTTGTCCGCTATCCTCGACATTGGTCATCGCCGGGACAGCCGGGCATATCATCACCGCTACTATCTCTTTAGAAGCGACTAATAAGGAGATAAAGGCTGTAACAATGAATATCGTCAACGATCGCGATGGATTTGTTTGGAAGGGCCACGATCATCTACCGCCGAGAACAACGAGTATATCGTTTGCGGTCGGATTTCAACCGCAAAGCTTGCTACAGTTATACCCCCCAGCTGCCGTTACAGCGTTAGCATTGCACAGCGAATGGGGCTTACTTGCAGTCGGCACAGCGCATGGGCTTGCGGTCTTCGATTATACTAGATCGAAAGCTGTCAGTGTTAAATGCACCCTTAATCCAAATG ATCTTTCTGGTGCAGGCGATACTCCTATTTCTCGACGGAAGTCTTTCAAAAAATCTCTTAGGGAATCTTTTAGGAGATTAAGAAAGGGACGTTCGCAACGTCGAGCAAACGCTAGCAGTCCTACGCGAAATACCGCAccagagaaaaagaaagacag TGTTGTCTCGTCGCCGAGTGGTGATCCATCGTCTACGGAATTAAAACCAGTTGAAAGACAAGTGGAAGCGAGACCTGTTGACGACGCTCTGGGCTCTATGGTTCGGTGCTTGTATTTTGCCAGAAGTTATATTATTAGcc TACAAAATACAACACCCACGCTTTGGGCGGGCACTAACAACGGCACGGTGTACGTCTTTACGTTAGCTATACCGGCTGGCGTAAGGAGAACGGAAGAAGACGTCAACTGTACCCTGGGCAAAGAAATACAATTGAAGCATCGAGCGCCCGTAATTGCAATCACAATCCTCGATGGATCCAGCGTACCATTACCAGAACCCTACGAAGCTGAGAAAGGTGTGACGCCTGGACCTGATATGACTTCTACTCACAGAGTCGTGATTGCCAGCGAGGAacagtttaaaattttcaatcttCCGTCCTTAAAACCGTATTGCAAGTACAAATTGACCGCCCATGAAGGATCTAGAGTACGAAAAACAGgttttgccaaattttcgtGTCCCATCGAACCAGCGGGAACTCACGAGGAAACTTGCTTGCTCTGTCTAACGAATCTCGGCGACTGTTTAGTGCTGAGTATCCCGGAACTAAGAAGGCAGTTGAATGCCGCTGCGATTAAGAGAGAAGATATCAA tGGTATTTCATCATTGATATTTACCAAGACCGGAGAAGCGCTGTATCTTCACTCGAGTTCGGAACTCCAACGAATTTCTTTATCAGCCGTGAAGATGACTAAAGCACATTGCGCGCTCAATTTGCCACCGCATGCTAGATCGTACGCGGAAAATACGAATGAAGTCGCTCAAGAACAAGGTGTTGTCGAGGGTGTACCGGAAATTGAAGGAGAGACGCAAGGAAGTCAACCACCGACGACGGCGAACAGAATCATCACAGAAAATGGCGTAGTGGGTACCA CTGAAGGGGAAGAATCTCCGAAGGAACCGTCGCTGCGACCGGCTACGAGTAGTATAGATGTAAACGGGGAAGACGACCGTCAGGATTTAAGTTCTATCGGCGATATTACGATCGACAGTGTTAAAGATCATTTGCT TAACAGTCCACTTTTCAGAAACGCGACGTCTTCCGAAGAGCTCCACAATCGTTTGGCGGGACTTAAGATGGAAGTAACCTCACGAACTTCCGAGATATCCACACAAAATCAGTCGCTGGTAGTGAAAACGACCACTGTGGTTACACAAACCACAAATAGCACGACCGCTAATGGCGAAGTCGAGATGAATCAGGCGAACGAATCACAACATGTGAACA ATTAA
- the L(2)gl gene encoding lethal(2) giant larvae protein homolog 1 isoform X4 produces the protein MAPKLVNAVPNYMYSKVKERSFIKMMISSYSLQTVQHGFPNKPTALAWDPSLRLMIIGTASGAIKVFGKPGVEFYGQHSVESGENAVTKIVALPNEGRVVSLCDDNSLHLWEINESSVVETKTLSLEGKLKKISAMCLESSGEHLLLGTEGGNIYLLNLKTFVTPENIIYQDVVMQKVPEDYKKNPGAVEAIAEQPGHPDNILIGYNRGLMVLWNKATPGAQQTFVSTQQLESVHWISENRFVSSHNDGSYAFWSPGSDAVPEPTTLYGPFPCKAVTKILVYPTAEHGELVLFSGGMQRASYGDRHTITVMTKEKHLVFDFTSKIIDFFTVFPKEEEENNENLSSPEAIIVLAEEELVAIDLTNSEWKMMALPYLVSLHASSVTCSQHVPNVPDELWDAIVTAGKAQTEHLYSDKPWPIDGGNILCQKPANPDKPKNKELLLTGHEDGTVRFWNVSDVALTPLYKYNSSILFTGEHLDVLEQPPEDDEDEWPPFKKVGIFDPYSDDPRLAVKKVLLCPLSSTLVIAGTAGHIITATISLEATNKEIKAVTMNIVNDRDGFVWKGHDHLPPRTTSISFAVGFQPQSLLQLYPPAAVTALALHSEWGLLAVGTAHGLAVFDYTRSKAVSVKCTLNPNDLSGAGDTPISRRKSFKKSLRESFRRLRKGRSQRRANASSPTRNTAPEKKKDSVVSSPSGDPSSTELKPVERQVEARPVDDALGSMVRCLYFARSYIISLQNTTPTLWAGTNNGTVYVFTLAIPAGVRRTEEDVNCTLGKEIQLKHRAPVIAITILDGSSVPLPEPYEAEKGVTPGPDMTSTHRVVIASEEQFKIFNLPSLKPYCKYKLTAHEGSRVRKTGFAKFSCPIEPAGTHEETCLLCLTNLGDCLVLSIPELRRQLNAAAIKREDINGISSLIFTKTGEALYLHSSSELQRISLSAVKMTKAHCALNLPPHARSYAENTNEVAQEQGVVEGVPEIEGETQGSQPPTTANRIITENGVVGTTEGEESPKEPSLRPATSSIDVNGEDDRQDLSSIGDITIDSVKDHLLNSPLFRNATSSEELHNRLAGLKMEVTSRTSEISTQNQSLVVKTTTVVTQTTNSTTANGEVEMNQANESQHVNSTTVEREIRSGIETTTTHATITLPPNVEINAADLANLEVTTTTVTTTTERSKAPLARPEEVGS, from the exons ATGGCACCAAAGCTCGTTAACGCCGTCCCCAATTATATGTATTCTAAAGTTAAAGAACGatcgtttattaaaatgatgATTTCCTCGTATTCGTTGCAGACGGTGCAGCATGGTTTTCCGAACAAGCCAACGGCTCTCGCCTGGGATCCAAGTCTGCGGCTGATGATCATCGGCACGGCATCCGGCGCCATCAAGGT TTTCGGAAAGCCAGGCGTAGAATTCTACGGACAACATTCCGTCGAGAGCGGTGAGAATGCCGTCACGAAGATTGTTGCGCTGCCCAACGAG GGTCGCGTGGTGTCCTTGTGCGATGACAATTCATTACATCTATGGGAGATTAATGAAAGCTCCGTGGTGGAAACGAAGACGTTGTCGTTAGaaggaaaattaaagaagatctCCGCAATGTGTCTCGAATCCAGTGGGGAGCATCTCTTACTGGGAACAGAAGGAGGCAATATATATTTGCTAAACTTGAAAACTTTTGTCACCCCGGAGAATATTATCTACCAAGATGTTGTGATGCagaa agTCCCGGAAGATTACAAGAAAAATCCAGGAGCAGTCGAAGCTATAGCCGAGCAGCCAGGACATCCAGACAACATTTTGATCGGCTATAACCGAGGCTTGATGGTGCTATGGAACAAAGCTACTCCAGGAGCTCAACAG ACATTCGTCTCCACGCAACAGCTGGAATCGGTCCATTGGATCTCAGAAAACCGATTTGTCTCGTCGCACAATGACGGTTCTTACGCGTTTTGGAGCCCAGGTAGCGACGCTGTGCCGGAGCCTACGACACTTTACGGGCCATTCCCGTGCAAGGCCGTCACCAAAATCCTCGTATATCCTACCGCAGA ACACGGCGAACTCGTGCTTTTCTCCGGTGGTATGCAACGTGCTAGTTATGGAGATCGACATACGATCACTGTTATGACTAAGGAGAAACATTTAGTTTTCGACTTCACCTCTAAAATCATCGACTTCTTTACCGTCTTCCctaaagaggaggaagaaaacAATGAAAATCTTTCCAGTCCTGAAGCAATTATAGTGTTGGCCGAAGAAGAATTGGTAGCGATCGACTTGACCAATTCTGAATGGAAAATGATGGCCCTGCCGTACTTAGTATCTCTTCATGCGAGTTCG gTAACTTGTTCCCAACATGTGCCTAATGTACCCGACGAACTTTGGGATGCAATCGTGACGGCCGGTAAAGCGCAAACCGAGCATCTTTACTCAGACAAGCCATGGCCCATTGACGGCGGTAATATTCTCTGTCAGAAACCAGCTAATCCCGACAAGCCTAAAAACAAAGAATTACTTCTCACCGGACATGAGGACGGTACCGTTAGATTCTGGAATGTGTCCGACGTCGCTCTAACCCCTCTGTACAAGTACAATTCATCGATTTTGTTCACTGGCGAACATTTGGACGTGCTCGAACAACCCCCGGAGGATGACGAAGATGAATGGCCGCCGTTCAAAAAGGTGGGAATTTTCGATCCGTATTCCGATGATCCGCGACTCGCTGTGAAGAAGGTTCTTCTTTGTCCGCTATCCTCGACATTGGTCATCGCCGGGACAGCCGGGCATATCATCACCGCTACTATCTCTTTAGAAGCGACTAATAAGGAGATAAAGGCTGTAACAATGAATATCGTCAACGATCGCGATGGATTTGTTTGGAAGGGCCACGATCATCTACCGCCGAGAACAACGAGTATATCGTTTGCGGTCGGATTTCAACCGCAAAGCTTGCTACAGTTATACCCCCCAGCTGCCGTTACAGCGTTAGCATTGCACAGCGAATGGGGCTTACTTGCAGTCGGCACAGCGCATGGGCTTGCGGTCTTCGATTATACTAGATCGAAAGCTGTCAGTGTTAAATGCACCCTTAATCCAAATG ATCTTTCTGGTGCAGGCGATACTCCTATTTCTCGACGGAAGTCTTTCAAAAAATCTCTTAGGGAATCTTTTAGGAGATTAAGAAAGGGACGTTCGCAACGTCGAGCAAACGCTAGCAGTCCTACGCGAAATACCGCAccagagaaaaagaaagacag TGTTGTCTCGTCGCCGAGTGGTGATCCATCGTCTACGGAATTAAAACCAGTTGAAAGACAAGTGGAAGCGAGACCTGTTGACGACGCTCTGGGCTCTATGGTTCGGTGCTTGTATTTTGCCAGAAGTTATATTATTAGcc TACAAAATACAACACCCACGCTTTGGGCGGGCACTAACAACGGCACGGTGTACGTCTTTACGTTAGCTATACCGGCTGGCGTAAGGAGAACGGAAGAAGACGTCAACTGTACCCTGGGCAAAGAAATACAATTGAAGCATCGAGCGCCCGTAATTGCAATCACAATCCTCGATGGATCCAGCGTACCATTACCAGAACCCTACGAAGCTGAGAAAGGTGTGACGCCTGGACCTGATATGACTTCTACTCACAGAGTCGTGATTGCCAGCGAGGAacagtttaaaattttcaatcttCCGTCCTTAAAACCGTATTGCAAGTACAAATTGACCGCCCATGAAGGATCTAGAGTACGAAAAACAGgttttgccaaattttcgtGTCCCATCGAACCAGCGGGAACTCACGAGGAAACTTGCTTGCTCTGTCTAACGAATCTCGGCGACTGTTTAGTGCTGAGTATCCCGGAACTAAGAAGGCAGTTGAATGCCGCTGCGATTAAGAGAGAAGATATCAA tGGTATTTCATCATTGATATTTACCAAGACCGGAGAAGCGCTGTATCTTCACTCGAGTTCGGAACTCCAACGAATTTCTTTATCAGCCGTGAAGATGACTAAAGCACATTGCGCGCTCAATTTGCCACCGCATGCTAGATCGTACGCGGAAAATACGAATGAAGTCGCTCAAGAACAAGGTGTTGTCGAGGGTGTACCGGAAATTGAAGGAGAGACGCAAGGAAGTCAACCACCGACGACGGCGAACAGAATCATCACAGAAAATGGCGTAGTGGGTACCA CTGAAGGGGAAGAATCTCCGAAGGAACCGTCGCTGCGACCGGCTACGAGTAGTATAGATGTAAACGGGGAAGACGACCGTCAGGATTTAAGTTCTATCGGCGATATTACGATCGACAGTGTTAAAGATCATTTGCT TAACAGTCCACTTTTCAGAAACGCGACGTCTTCCGAAGAGCTCCACAATCGTTTGGCGGGACTTAAGATGGAAGTAACCTCACGAACTTCCGAGATATCCACACAAAATCAGTCGCTGGTAGTGAAAACGACCACTGTGGTTACACAAACCACAAATAGCACGACCGCTAATGGCGAAGTCGAGATGAATCAGGCGAACGAATCACAACATGTGAACA GCACTACAGTAGAGCGAGAGATACGCAGCGGTATCGAGACAACAACGACACACGCTACCATTACTCTGCCCCCGAATGTCGAG ATTAATGCCGCGGATTTGGCTAATCTGGAAGTTACTACGACTACAGTGACTACTACTACAGAAAGGTCCAAGGCACCGTTAGCTAGGCCAGAAGAGGTCGGATCATAG